Proteins from a single region of Scleropages formosus chromosome 22, fSclFor1.1, whole genome shotgun sequence:
- the LOC108918282 gene encoding PDZ domain-containing protein 4-like — protein MGCNMCVVQRPEEQCRVMFQVNGKDVPRLNQEQTLEGLRASRGPLMLRKGPRRKNGAAGGGPAAVAAGPADCVDSGTQTDISFQHVLPLSRANHPRAGAPHSSLPLPPILEPYELNELPPLEHEYYDANDYFDVAQHEVDRQDELEYEEVELYKSRQQDKLGLTVCYRTDDEEDLGIYVGEVNPNSIAAKDGRIREGDRILQINGVDIQNREEAVAILTREDSTNISLLLARPEIEKDNQLDPDELDLELQAGLQAQALESSAHLPSPYRLMNGGTLVFGGRGGAGTERRGWSSQRDAPVLRHTVLNNSQELDSGVGRTDESTRNEESSEHDLLGDDQTSASNTPGSMRKFRASRGDTPPLLRSREFHFSTDSLPGLEGGVAGGGYSPDPVTVVMMPGLTEEECERYRELLEIKCFYEKNGTAVLAPRPGMERGHAAGRTALDVNRNEGAMQHELALLEEELRHLEFKCRNILRAQKMQQLRERCMRAWPLEEEEVGAAAPGSSGMLGNDDLLHHELSDITELPEREKSDKESTSAYNTGGESCRSTPLASEHFLPATPSSRMPGTHRERGGKGQATLNHSYMSSREQVEGKGPASLTTKFRSLSQDGCTRRPCEGSTRRSPKASSTLDRGGGRSAETSPYFSRRQRGARLPECYHSCEQLKAPSVPENQEPKNYGAESQPGSAAGGGDEHCGPPSTCKDTLNSFSTPVPDFSSAPAPLPLPPASPRMEWKVKVRSDGSRYVAKRPVRDRLLKARAMKIREERSGMTTDDDAVSEMKMGRYWSKEERKQQLMRAREYRRRREFMMQSRLDCLREREQQSGAAPADCRGTQQGMPQEATILELSQRKSMRKRNRKILDNWITIQELLAHGTRSPDGKKIYNPLLSVTTV, from the exons GTCAACGGGAAGGACGTACCCCGCCTGAACCAGGAGCAGACCCTGGAGGGCCTGCGGGCATCCCGCGGGCCCCTGATGCTGCGGAAGGGCCCCCGAAGGAAGAacggggcggcgggggggggccCGGCCGCGGTCGCGGCAGGGCCTGCGGACTGCGTGGACAGCGGCACCCAGACGGACATCAGCTTTCAGCACGTTCTCCCCCTCAGCAGGGCGAACCACCCCCGGGCAGGGGCACCCCACTCGTCGCTCCCGCTGCCGCCCATCCTGGAGCCCTACGAGCTGAACGAGCT CCCGCCTCTGGAACACGAGTACTACGACGCCAACGACTATTTTGACGTCGCTCAGCATGAGGTGGACAGGCAAGATGAGCTGGAATATGAG GAGGTGGAGCTCTACAAGTCCCGTCAGCAGGACAAACTGGGCCTGACTGTGTGCTACCGCACCGATGATGAGGAGGACCTGGGCATATATGTGGGCGAG gtcAATCCCAACAGCATAGCGGCTAAAGACGGGCGCATCCGAGAAGGAGACCGGATATTGCAG ATCAATGGCGTGGACATACAGAACAGGGAGGAGGCGGTGGCCATCCTCACCCGAGAAGACAGCACCAACATCTCCCTGCTGCTGGCCCGGCCCGAAATAGAG AAGGACAACCAGTTGGATCCTGATGAGCTGGACTTGGAACTGCAGGCTGGATTGCAAGCACAGGCCCTGGAAAGCTCTGCCCATCTGCCCAGCCCCTACAGACTGATGAATGGTGGTACCTTGGTGTTCGGAGGGCGGGGAGGTGCGGGGACGGAAAGGCGCGGTTGGTCTTCCCAAAGGGATGCACCGGTTTTGCGGCACACCGTCCTGAACAACAGTCAGGAGCTGGACAGTGGCGTCGGCCGCACGGACGAGAGCACCCGCAACGAAGAGTCCTCGGAGCACGACCTCCTGGGGGACGACCAGACGAGCGCCTCGAACACTCCTGGGAGCATGCGCAAGTTCCGAGCCAGCCGGGGAGATACCCCACCCTTGTTGCGCTCCCGGGAGTTCCACTTCAGCACTGACTCGCTGCCAGGCCTGGAGGGCGGAGTGGCTGGGGGCGGGTACTCCCCAGACCCAGTGACCGTAGTAATGATGCCCGGTCTGACGGAGGAGGAATGCGAGCGGTATCGCGAGCTGCTCGAGATCAAATGCTTCTATGAGAAGAACGGGACTGCAGTGTTGGCCCCCAGGCCAGGGATGGAGAGGGGCCACGCAGCCGGTAGAACAGCCCTGGATGTCAACCGCAACGAGGGTGCGATGCAGCACGAGCTGgcgctgctggaggaggagctgcggcACCTTGAGTTTAAGTGCCGCAACATCCTGCGTGCTCAGAAGATGCAGCAGTTGAGGGAGCGCTGCATGCGGGCATGGCctctggaggaggaagaggtgggTGCAGCTGCTCCAGGGAGCTCTGGCATGCTAGGCAACGATGACCTCTTGCACCACGAGCTTTCGGACATCACCGAACTCCCCGAGCGCGAGAAATCGGACAAGGAGAGCACTAGCGCTTACAACACAGGGGGAGAGAGCTGCCGGAGCACCCCGCTAGCCAGCGAGCACTTCCTACCAGCAACCCCCTCTTCCCGAATGCCTGGCACTCACAGAGAAAGAGGGGGGAAGGGCCAGGCCACCCTCAACCACTCCTACATGTCTAGCAGGGAGCAAGTGGAGGGGAAAGGACCTGCAAGCCTTACAACCAAGTTCCGATCGCTGTCCCAGGATGGCTGCACCAGGAGACCATGCGAAGGAAGCACAAGGAGGAGCCCCAAAGCCAGCAGCACATTGGACCGAGGAGGTGGGCGCAGCGCGGAGACAAGCCCCTACTTCTCCCGGCGCCAACGTGGGGCCAGGTTGCCAGAGTGCTACCACAGCTGTGAACAACTGAAGGCTCCCTCTGTCCCTGAGAACCAAGAACCTAAAAATTATGGGGCAGAAAGCCAACCTGGGAgtgcagctgggggtggggatgaGCACTGTGGGCCACCCAGCACTTGCAAGGACACCCTTAATTCCTTCAGCACCCCAGTTCCAGATTTCTCCAGTGCACCAGCCCCTCTGCCGCTGCCCCCTGCTTCGCCACGGATGGAGTGGAAGGTAAAAGTACGCAGTGACGGTTCACGCTACGTGGCCAAGCGGCCCGTGAGGGACCGTCTCTTGAAGGCACGGGCTATGAAAATTCGAGAGGAGCGCAGCGGCATGACCACAGATGATGACGCAGTCAGCGAGATGAAGATGGGCCGCTACTGGAGCAAAGAGGAGCGCAAGCAGCAACTGATGCGTGCACGGGAATACCGGCGCCGTCGCGAGTTCATGATGCAGAGCCGCCTCGACTGCTTGCGTGAAAGGGAACAGCAGTCTGGCGCTGCCCCAGCCGACTGCAGAGGGACTCAACAGGGGATGCCGCAGGAGGCCACCATCCTGGAGCTCAGCCAGAGGAAGAGTATGAGAAAACGGAACAGGAAGATCCTGGACAACTGGATTACCATCCAGGAGCTGCTGGCCCATGGCACCCGCTCTCCTGATGGCAAGAAGATCTATAACCCCCTACTGTCAGTCACCActgtgtga